The Arachis ipaensis cultivar K30076 chromosome B07, Araip1.1, whole genome shotgun sequence genomic interval GACAAAGGGCTTTGCACATCATCATGAACAATCTTCATGGCTCGAAAATTTTGTATGTATGCTTTTGGTAATGAGCcgctaaagttattgcatgatatGTCAAAAATAATCAAACTTGGAAATATATTTTCAGATTTCAAATTTACAATTTGACCGTACAACTTATTGCCTCGTAAGACCAGTATTTCCAACTTTGACAGATTCTGAAGCCAATTGGGAAATGTATCCTCAAATTGATTATTACCGAGATTCAAATCCACAAGTTCTGAGCATTCAGACAATGATTTCGGTAATAGGCCTTCGAACTGGTTGCCATTGAGATTCAGTGTAGTAAGATCCTGAAAGGTATCTGGCAAAGTCCCATGAAGTTTGTTCATTTGTAGATCCAAATCTACAGGGGATGAGCTATTGGCAAGGCACTGTGGAAATGTTCCTGTGAATTTGTTGTGGGACAAGTTGATAATTTCCAAAAAGGTTGCATTACAAAAGAAGCAAGAAATGTCATCAGCCATCGAGTTGAAACTAAGATCAAGGTTTTGAAGTCGATACCATGGGAAATGGTCCATCAATGTAAAATTGTTGTGTGAGAGATTCAAATAAGTTAATGAATCCATACCATGTATCCATTCTGGCACTTTTTCCTGAAGACTATTGTTGTACAATTTAAGATAATCCAAATTTGGAAATTTTCCGGAGAATTCCAACCAACCAGTAATATTGCTAGAAAGCAACTGCAGTGCCATCAAATTGGAGAAAGTGTGATTAACACTAGTTTCAGATTTTAGCAATAATGAACTACAACCTGAAAGATGAAGATACTCCAAGTTTTGAAGCTTAGAGAAGAGTGGGAAGTGGACAATACCGCTCCAGTTATCTGAAGACAAGCACAAATAAGTAAGGTTGACAAGATGAAAAATGGATTCTGGAAAATTTCCTTGGAGCTCATTGTTGCACAAGTCTAAATACTCGAAGGAATAAGATGTAATTTCACTTATGTGCCCTCTGAATCTGTTATTTGATAGATCTAAGGATCTCAAAGACTTGAGGGATAAGGCCCACTCAGGAATTGTCCCATCTAAGTATAATTGAGTGAGATTTAAAAAGGCTACTTTGTCGGGTAGTGGTCCCTCAATTTTATTATTAGAACAATCCAAGGAAGAGAGTTGAGTTAAGACAAACAACGAGGATGGCAACTTTCCTTCCAAAGTGTTATCATGAAGGAAGAGAGTTTGCAACTTGGTGTGCCTATCAAACACATTTGGAATTTGACCACTAAATTTATTCCATGAAAGATCCAAGTAAACAAGATGATGAAGGTTTGAAAGAAATGATGGGAACGAACCCGTGAATGCATTGAATGAAAGGTCCAAGTGAGTGAGATGCTGAAGGTTTGAGAGCAATGATGGGATTGAACCATTGAATCCATTTTCAGACAAGTACAAAAAAGTTAGCTGTGTGAGGTTAGAAAAGGAATCAGGGATTTGTGATCCTGGGAATTGACACGATGAAATATccaaaaaactaagagaagtacTGCAATTCAACTTTGGAAAATGGACTTGAATGTTTCCGTATAGATTGAGCTCATGAAGGTTGGGTAAACAGAGAACGTGACTTGTCAAGTGTCCCCTTATTCTGGTAATACCAAGACTAAGAGTAaccaaagagaaagaaaaagaccAATTGGACAAAGGGTTTGGTGTTAAGCTAATGGAAGACATGTCTGTCTCATCCAATACAATCTCACGTAAAGCTGTTGCATTTTGCAACATTCTTTTCCAACTTGTTTCTTTCCACTTCAAATCATTATTCCAAGAGAGATCAAGTAATTGTAATTTGGAAAGGTGTGAGATTTGAGAAGGAATATCACCTTCAAACCCACAACTGGATAAATTCAAGTGTATGAGACTCACAAGCCTTTCAAACTGAGAAGGCAATTGAGAACCATCAAAATCATTGAATGCAAGGCTGAGTGTTTGGAGATGAGTAAGATGAAAAAGAGTGCTATTGGGATTCATATTACCTACAAGTGCACCACAACTGAGATCGAGGCCAATCACGTGACTAGACACAGAGTGGCACGTGACACCCATCCATGAGCAGCAATCTGTCCCATTTTCCCACGTACTCATCTTTGGATAAACATGGGGGCACTCATACTCATAAAAATATTCAGAAAATGAAGTGTTAAAAATGAATTGAGTCTTAAAGTGAAGCAAGGCAGAGCTCTCATCGGGATGGCATAGATGCGAAGACAAACATGCAAAATGGAACATCATAAACATATACACACACATCACCACTCTAACAACCAACAACATCAAATACCCCATTGATTTTTGcttattttatgtatatatatatggcttaCTTGAAAATGGGATTGGTATGTCACTCATCAATTAGGATCCATCTATTTATAGATATTTTTTCTAGCTGGAATTACAAACACCTATACCCAGCCAATGCATGATTTGTAGATTAATATTCATACTATTCCAATCTATCAATGTCCAAGACTAATTCATAATTGAAGTTTAGTTTTCTTCTAACCCGAGACCCACATAATTTTATTTCCATGATACAAGGCATTTGTGGATGAACTTAGCTTGAGGGCCCGTTTGGGAAACACCAAAAAGTTACTTTTTTCAACTTTTGACTTATAGAAAGTTATATTAATGTGTTTGGTACAAATTTTTagataaacttttaacttttcaaaaagttatttaagagcttttgaagaagttaaaaaatgtgacttctcctattttcaaaagctattttatcactcTTATTTAATGCACAACTTTAAAACAATGACTTCCATAATAACTTTCCAAactcaaaataacttatttaaaagttaatattaataaaagtccttatattttaagctcctttttcaaaagaacttatttaagaagTTTAGCAAAACTGACCCTGAGTGATTGACTCACCAAGCTAAAACTAAGGTCAATATTGGTATTATATGTGGAAATCAATGGGCATGGGAAGAAAAAGAAGTTCATGACAAAAGCGGCACGATCCAGGTCCATGTTAACAAATAATTCCATTTGATtagtcttttttctttggacaGAACATTTATTGGCCTTTTTGTTTGGGCTAGAATATTAATTAGCCTATGAATGAGTCAAATGAGAAATTAGTTGGAGTGAGAGGCTTGTATAATTTCTCTctatttttgttgttgttttctaTTTCTTGTTGGGTATAATAGCTGTGGTCTGTGGGTCATGGAGTAAGAAACTtgacttttttattttcttcttgtaATTATACTCACTGAAATATGCCATATGTTTGAACCATACCCATAATATCCACCATGCATTGATTTATTAGAGTGAATATCAATTTTCTCAAAACGATATCATTTTTATTAGTTgtggaaaaaaaaatcaatatgagTAAAAAAAATAGATAGTTAAAGCTTTTTTTTATTCTTGGTGGAAGTAATTGTACATATCAAGAGTAACATATTTGTTAGGATAAATTGATGTTGTCCCAATATGAATCTAGAAAAAGATTTTGGTCCGTCTGGATAGGTTCATAAgtgacttttttttaatttttaacttataaAAAGGTATAATATTAATGTCTGAtacaattttcaaaacaaaattgTAACTTTTTAAAAAGCTATCTTAATGTttaaggagaagttaaaaaaaaatttctcttataataaaaagttttttatcatttttctcttaaaataagtacttttagaactaaaaaatcaaacataaataacttatttataaattacttttaatataaacatttattatttaaactattttttcaaaagtaatttaattaagttgtttatccaAA includes:
- the LOC107609683 gene encoding receptor-like protein 12 — its product is MGYLMLLVVRVVMCVYMFMMFHFACLSSHLCHPDESSALLHFKTQFIFNTSFSEYFYEYECPHVYPKMSTWENGTDCCSWMGVTCHSVSSHVIGLDLSCGALVGNMNPNSTLFHLTHLQTLSLAFNDFDGSQLPSQFERLVSLIHLNLSSCGFEGDIPSQISHLSKLQLLDLSWNNDLKWKETSWKRMLQNATALREIVLDETDMSSISLTPNPLSNWSFSFSLVTLSLGITRIRGHLTSHVLCLPNLHELNLYGNIQVHFPKLNCSTSLSFLDISSCQFPGSQIPDSFSNLTQLTFLYLSENGFNGSIPSLLSNLQHLTHLDLSFNAFTGSFPSFLSNLHHLVYLDLSWNKFSGQIPNVFDRHTKLQTLFLHDNTLEGKLPSSLFVLTQLSSLDCSNNKIEGPLPDKVAFLNLTQLYLDGTIPEWALSLKSLRSLDLSNNRFRGHISEITSYSFEYLDLCNNELQGNFPESIFHLVNLTYLCLSSDNWSGIVHFPLFSKLQNLEYLHLSGCSSLLLKSETSVNHTFSNLMALQLLSSNITGWLEFSGKFPNLDYLKLYNNSLQEKVPEWIHGMDSLTYLNLSHNNFTLMDHFPWYRLQNLDLSFNSMADDISCFFCNATFLEIINLSHNKFTGTFPQCLANSSSPVDLDLQMNKLHGTLPDTFQDLTTLNLNGNQFEGLLPKSLSECSELVDLNLGNNQFEDTFPNWLQNLSKLEILVLRGNKLYGQIVNLKSENIFPSLIIFDISCNNFSGSLPKAYIQNFRAMKIVHDDVQSPLSYIEADWQVIHGTTEYDSSMVATIKRVSLPLTKIPRVFVIIDLSENKFEGEIPDDFGELHGLIGLNLSHNGLVGHIPHSLGNLTNLESLDLSSNMLSGDIPTELINLNFLEVLSLSQNQLVGPIPRGKQFDTFSNDSYEGNTGLCGFPLSIQCNNNVPLQQYPSSEAEDKFGFGWKPVAIGYACGMVLGIGLGYCVFSIGKPEWLVVLFGGKWTKRRSRGNRRRARTTLFQLLVVM